The genome window GGCCCAGGAGGCCGCCAAAGATCCCCCCGATGGCGCTGCCCAGCGAGCCGCGCCAGCCGCCGCCGCGTTCCTGGCGCTCCTGATCGCGCGCGGCGCGGCGCTCGGCTTCTTCCAAGCGGGCGCGGAGGCGGCGAAGCTCCTCCTCCTGCTCGCTGTTCTGCCGCATCAGGCGGCGCGACTGCTCCTCCCAGCGGCGTGCGCGCACGTCCGTCTCGCCGTCGTATTCCGCATCGCCACCGGAACGGCGCGGGCGGTCGTCGTCGTCGCCGCCGGTGAGGTAGCCCAGGAGGAGCCCCGTGCCGAAGACGCCGCCGAACACCAGGAGGGGGCGGCGGTGCACCTCTTCCTGGATCGGCGCCAGCCGCTCGCGCACGGGGGCCAGGCGCTCGCGCACCTGCGCCTTCACGTCCAGCTTCTCCTCCAGCGTCTGCTTGCGGCGGAGAAGCTGCTCCTCGATCTCGTCGATCGTCTCGGACATGCGCGCGCGCGTCTGCTCGATCTCGGCGCGCGTGGCGTCCGGATCGGCGGCCGCGGCGCCCGTGGTTCCGCCCG of Longimicrobium sp. contains these proteins:
- a CDS encoding DUF3618 domain-containing protein; protein product: MDETRDPFGEDRTMNDADRLPAGHALPGADVRVGDSTVYNTGTEVGGGATGGTTGAAAADPDATRAEIEQTRARMSETIDEIEEQLLRRKQTLEEKLDVKAQVRERLAPVRERLAPIQEEVHRRPLLVFGGVFGTGLLLGYLTGGDDDDRPRRSGGDAEYDGETDVRARRWEEQSRRLMRQNSEQEEELRRLRARLEEAERRAARDQERQERGGGWRGSLGSAIGGIFGGLLGQIRGRDEEEEEYDVEVEVRATGVSYDNYSPSTSYESGAYPRRYGTGYSESEYGGTGYSSGAPYGSDDYPQRGFSQGAHYDSGLEDGGYESSTDYRPRSEYDQGDIGNG